The following coding sequences lie in one Euhalothece natronophila Z-M001 genomic window:
- a CDS encoding GuaB3 family IMP dehydrogenase-related protein: MSLDIQIGQGKTARRAYGIDEIALVPGRRTIDPNLPNTTWQVGEIQREIPIIASAMDGVVDVKMAVLLSELGGLGVLNLEGIQTRYEDPDPILEKIASVGKHEFVGLMQELYSVPIQSELIKKRINEIKSQSGIAAVSLTPAGAAKYGDAVAEAGADLLFVQATVVSTAHLSPEEVTPLDLAGFCEKMPMPVILGNCVTEAVAYDLMKAGASGVLVGIGPGAACTSRGVLGVGVPQATAVADCAAAREQYYQESGRYVPIIADGGLVTGGDICKCIACGADSVMIGSPFARAAEAPGQGFHWGMATPSPILPRGTRINVGTTGTVKEILTGPARLDDGTHNLLGALKTSMGTLGAKNLKEMQQVEIVIAPSLLTEGKVYQKAQQLGMGK; encoded by the coding sequence ATGAGTCTTGATATTCAAATTGGTCAAGGAAAAACAGCACGTCGAGCCTATGGAATTGATGAAATTGCCCTTGTTCCAGGACGACGCACAATAGATCCTAATTTACCGAATACCACTTGGCAAGTCGGCGAAATTCAACGGGAAATTCCAATTATCGCCAGTGCCATGGATGGGGTAGTAGATGTCAAAATGGCAGTATTACTCTCTGAGTTGGGAGGATTAGGGGTTTTAAATTTAGAGGGGATTCAAACTCGCTACGAAGACCCCGACCCCATCCTAGAAAAGATTGCCTCTGTGGGAAAACATGAGTTTGTTGGGTTAATGCAAGAACTTTATTCAGTTCCTATTCAATCGGAATTGATTAAAAAGCGCATCAACGAAATTAAGTCTCAGAGTGGAATTGCAGCAGTGAGTCTCACACCAGCAGGGGCTGCCAAATATGGCGATGCTGTAGCAGAAGCAGGTGCAGATCTCCTATTTGTGCAAGCTACAGTTGTTTCCACAGCTCATTTATCCCCTGAGGAAGTTACTCCGCTAGACTTAGCAGGCTTTTGTGAAAAAATGCCCATGCCCGTCATTTTAGGAAACTGTGTCACTGAAGCGGTTGCCTATGACTTGATGAAAGCAGGAGCATCAGGCGTTTTAGTGGGAATTGGGCCAGGCGCTGCCTGTACCTCTCGTGGGGTTTTAGGCGTAGGTGTTCCCCAAGCAACTGCAGTGGCGGATTGTGCTGCAGCACGGGAGCAATACTATCAAGAAAGTGGCAGATATGTTCCGATTATTGCTGATGGTGGTTTAGTGACTGGTGGGGATATTTGTAAATGTATTGCCTGCGGGGCTGATTCGGTGATGATTGGTTCTCCGTTTGCTCGGGCAGCAGAAGCTCCTGGACAAGGTTTCCACTGGGGAATGGCAACTCCAAGCCCCATTTTACCTCGTGGAACTCGGATTAATGTAGGAACCACTGGCACGGTAAAAGAAATTCTCACTGGGCCGGCACGACTTGATGATGGTACGCACAACTTATTAGGTGCATTAAAAACCAGTATGGGAACCTTGGGGGCAAAAAATCTTAAGGAAATGCAACAAGTAGAAATAGTGATCGCGCCCTCTCTCTTGACGGAAGGAAAGGTTTATCAGAAGGCACAACAGTTAGGGATGGGCAAATAA
- a CDS encoding dihydrolipoamide acetyltransferase family protein, which translates to MIHDIFMPALSSTMTEGKIVSWAKSPGEKVQKGETILVVESDKADMDVESFHDGYLATIMVEAGEQAPVGSAIGLLAETEAEIETAKEQAKNQTPEKSSDSTPKTPLEEAPAAKPQEPAPQPAAATSTKKQDGRVVASPRARKLAKEYGVDLSTLQGSGPHGRIVASDIEAAAGKSPTPTPQPTPTPQPTPQPSPTPAPSVSGEVVPFTTLQNSVVQNMVATVQVPTFHVGYTITTDELDKLYKQIKSKGVTMTALLAKAVAMTLQKHPIVNASYTEKGTQYHGAINIAVAVAMEDGGLITPVLRNAAEQDIYTLSRNWKDLVKRARSKQLQPEEYSTGTFTLSNLGMFGVDRFDAILPPGQGGILAIGASQPQVVATDDGMFGVRRQMSVNITCDHRIIYGAHAAAFLQDLAQLMENNPQSLTM; encoded by the coding sequence ATGATCCACGACATTTTCATGCCTGCACTGAGTTCAACTATGACCGAAGGAAAAATCGTTTCTTGGGCAAAATCCCCTGGAGAGAAGGTGCAGAAGGGAGAAACTATCCTCGTAGTGGAATCAGACAAAGCAGATATGGATGTGGAGTCGTTCCATGATGGCTATCTTGCCACGATTATGGTAGAAGCAGGAGAACAAGCGCCTGTGGGATCAGCCATTGGCTTACTTGCAGAAACCGAAGCAGAAATTGAAACAGCCAAAGAGCAAGCTAAAAATCAAACACCAGAGAAAAGTAGCGATAGTACCCCGAAAACGCCGCTAGAGGAAGCGCCTGCTGCAAAACCCCAAGAACCAGCGCCCCAACCAGCAGCCGCTACTTCCACTAAAAAGCAGGATGGTCGTGTAGTCGCCTCTCCTCGCGCTCGCAAGTTAGCTAAGGAATATGGCGTTGACCTTTCTACTTTACAAGGAAGTGGCCCCCATGGGCGCATTGTCGCCAGTGATATTGAAGCAGCGGCAGGTAAGTCTCCTACCCCGACTCCTCAACCTACCCCGACTCCTCAGCCGACACCGCAACCCTCTCCCACGCCAGCACCCTCTGTTAGTGGTGAGGTTGTTCCTTTCACAACTTTACAAAATTCTGTGGTGCAAAATATGGTGGCGACGGTACAAGTTCCCACTTTCCATGTGGGCTATACCATCACCACAGATGAACTAGACAAACTCTATAAACAGATTAAGTCGAAAGGGGTAACGATGACGGCGTTATTAGCCAAAGCTGTGGCGATGACGTTGCAAAAACATCCCATTGTTAATGCTAGTTATACCGAAAAAGGCACTCAATATCATGGGGCGATTAATATTGCGGTTGCTGTGGCGATGGAGGATGGAGGCTTAATTACTCCTGTTTTACGTAATGCCGCTGAACAAGATATTTATACCCTCTCTCGCAATTGGAAAGATTTAGTAAAACGCGCTCGTAGCAAACAGTTACAACCAGAGGAATATAGCACTGGAACATTTACCCTGTCTAATTTGGGAATGTTTGGGGTTGACCGTTTTGATGCAATTTTACCTCCCGGACAAGGAGGCATTCTTGCCATTGGTGCTTCTCAACCGCAGGTAGTGGCTACTGATGATGGCATGTTTGGGGTGCGTCGTCAGATGAGTGTGAATATTACTTGCGATCATCGCATTATATATGGCGCTCATGCCGCCGCTTTCTTACAAGATTTAGCACAATTAATGGAAAATAATCCGCAATCTTTAACAATGTAA
- a CDS encoding photosystem II reaction center protein K, protein MEVALLFAKLPEAYSIFNPLVDVLPIIPVFFLLLAFVWQAAVGFK, encoded by the coding sequence ATGGAAGTAGCACTATTATTTGCCAAATTACCAGAAGCCTATTCTATCTTTAATCCCTTAGTGGATGTTTTACCCATTATTCCTGTCTTCTTTCTGTTGCTTGCTTTTGTTTGGCAAGCTGCGGTGGGCTTCAAATAA
- the sodX gene encoding nickel-type superoxide dismutase maturation protease — MVSDINLKELLLWLLGKRKRFRITGNSMLPLLKPGEEVLIDPNIYQKQLPEVGDIVVTQHPTQKDLQLIKRVASIRDNGSCLLLGDNPTASTDSRQFGEVPLCLIQGQVTCRFG, encoded by the coding sequence ATGGTATCAGATATTAATCTAAAAGAACTCCTCCTCTGGTTACTGGGAAAACGGAAGAGATTTCGCATCACAGGAAACTCCATGTTACCCCTTCTCAAACCGGGAGAAGAAGTATTAATTGACCCCAATATTTATCAAAAACAGCTACCAGAAGTGGGAGACATTGTCGTTACTCAACATCCCACTCAAAAGGACTTACAATTAATTAAAAGAGTCGCAAGTATCCGAGACAATGGCAGTTGTTTATTGTTAGGAGATAACCCCACTGCCAGCACAGATAGCCGACAGTTTGGGGAAGTTCCTTTATGCCTTATTCAAGGGCAAGTCACTTGTCGATTTGGCTAA
- a CDS encoding isochorismate synthase, translated as MSVTPCYARRLADPDHLHHFLQDCHKKCQQRHQSFIISVTQPLSLVEPLAILQQLNFREERSFYWETQQPKSAIAAWGICQEKNITGTNRFQQTQDFIDNCKDKIIELKHSQLSEAGLKFLTNFSFFSTSSYQGHFPSVTIFIPRWQVSRADNTCFLTYNFLLSHNSNIATIESKLSNKIEEIEKVGNSIITFPFSLSSPFQKSELQDSSQFKSAVKLALKDIERQELTKIVLAHHLDVVSPVSFSPYLSLHYLRQRYPHCYIFSVSNGEGTTFLGATPERLFSLRKQHLISDAIAGSAPRGKTEKIDHQFAQNLLASEKERREHQAVSCYIIKQLEALGLTPQRSRRQLLKLSNIQHLWTLIESQVPNNINPIEILAKLHPTPAVAGVTTEVACEKIGQYETFDRALYAAPIGWLDTQGNAEFMVGIRSAMINKNQARLYAGAGIVAGSNPDKELAEIQLKLQTMLKALQ; from the coding sequence ATGTCAGTGACTCCCTGCTATGCTAGACGATTAGCCGACCCTGATCACCTCCATCACTTTTTGCAAGATTGCCATAAAAAATGTCAGCAAAGGCACCAATCATTTATTATTAGTGTGACACAGCCTTTGTCCCTCGTAGAACCCTTGGCGATTTTGCAACAGTTAAATTTCCGTGAGGAGCGCTCTTTTTATTGGGAAACGCAACAACCAAAAAGCGCGATCGCGGCTTGGGGAATTTGTCAAGAAAAAAATATCACGGGGACGAATCGTTTTCAGCAGACTCAAGATTTTATTGATAACTGCAAAGATAAAATTATTGAGTTAAAACATAGCCAACTCTCGGAAGCAGGATTAAAATTCTTAACTAACTTCTCTTTTTTTTCAACATCAAGCTATCAAGGGCATTTTCCATCCGTTACCATATTTATTCCTCGTTGGCAAGTATCCCGAGCGGATAATACTTGTTTTTTAACCTATAACTTTCTCCTCTCTCATAACAGTAATATCGCCACCATTGAATCAAAACTTAGCAACAAAATTGAAGAAATTGAAAAAGTCGGAAATTCAATTATTACCTTTCCATTTTCTCTCAGTTCTCCTTTTCAAAAAAGTGAACTTCAGGACTCATCACAATTCAAATCTGCCGTCAAACTTGCCCTAAAAGATATTGAACGCCAAGAATTAACGAAAATTGTGCTGGCTCATCATCTAGATGTGGTTTCTCCTGTTTCCTTTTCCCCTTATTTATCTTTACATTATTTACGACAAAGATATCCCCATTGCTATATTTTTTCTGTGAGTAACGGAGAAGGAACCACCTTTTTAGGAGCAACCCCAGAGCGCTTATTTAGTTTAAGAAAACAACATTTAATCAGTGATGCCATAGCTGGTTCTGCCCCCCGTGGTAAAACTGAAAAAATCGATCATCAATTCGCTCAAAATTTACTTGCTAGTGAGAAAGAGAGACGAGAACATCAAGCCGTAAGTTGTTATATTATCAAACAATTAGAAGCGTTAGGATTAACGCCACAGCGATCGCGCCGTCAGCTATTAAAACTGAGTAATATCCAACATTTATGGACATTAATTGAATCCCAAGTTCCCAATAACATTAACCCAATCGAAATTTTAGCTAAACTTCATCCTACGCCAGCAGTAGCTGGGGTAACAACTGAGGTAGCTTGCGAAAAAATTGGGCAATATGAAACCTTTGATCGCGCGCTTTATGCCGCCCCAATTGGCTGGTTAGATACCCAAGGCAATGCCGAATTTATGGTGGGGATTCGTTCCGCAATGATCAATAAAAACCAAGCCCGACTCTATGCTGGTGCGGGCATTGTTGCTGGTTCCAATCCTGATAAAGAATTGGCAGAAATTCAACTCAAACTCCAAACTATGCTGAAAGCACTACAATAA
- the menA gene encoding 2-carboxy-1,4-naphthoquinone phytyltransferase yields MRLTHFADNSVKKINTSLWLAAIKPPIYSVAIIPITMGTLAAYRDTGEINLPIFSLFILSGILIIAWLNLSNDVFDSETGIDVNKSSSVVNITGNKQLVFRISNICLGLAILGLSAIAWLQQDWQVILLVLLACFLGYTYQGPPFRLGYQGLGEFICFICFGPIAIAAAYYSQAQVLTPVTLPTAILIGISTTIILFCSHFHQVQDDILAGKKSPIVRLGTKQGANVLMILTASMFALTVLWWLLGYFPLSSLLIFLAIPSGQQLVSHVQKYHDQPSRVSNSKFIAVKFYIWSSVFLALGLIAPTFFS; encoded by the coding sequence ATGCGCTTGACTCATTTTGCTGACAATTCTGTAAAAAAAATTAATACATCTTTGTGGTTAGCCGCGATTAAGCCTCCGATTTATAGCGTGGCAATTATTCCAATTACAATGGGGACGCTCGCCGCTTATCGAGACACTGGAGAAATTAATCTTCCTATATTTTCCCTGTTTATATTATCAGGAATTCTAATTATTGCATGGCTAAATTTGAGTAATGATGTTTTTGATTCAGAAACAGGCATTGATGTTAATAAATCGAGTTCAGTTGTTAATATTACAGGGAATAAACAGTTAGTTTTTAGAATTAGTAATATCTGTTTAGGCCTGGCGATTTTAGGGTTAAGCGCGATCGCGTGGTTACAGCAAGACTGGCAAGTGATCCTCTTGGTGTTACTCGCTTGCTTCTTGGGTTACACCTATCAGGGGCCACCATTTCGACTGGGTTATCAAGGCTTAGGAGAATTTATTTGCTTTATTTGCTTTGGCCCCATTGCCATTGCTGCCGCCTATTATTCCCAAGCGCAAGTTCTCACACCTGTTACGCTTCCCACTGCTATTCTAATCGGAATTAGTACCACCATTATTTTATTCTGTTCCCATTTCCATCAAGTACAAGATGATATTCTCGCTGGGAAAAAATCACCCATTGTTCGGTTAGGAACAAAACAGGGGGCAAACGTTCTGATGATTTTAACCGCAAGTATGTTTGCTTTGACAGTTCTCTGGTGGCTGCTAGGATACTTTCCCTTATCGAGCCTTCTGATTTTTCTAGCAATTCCTTCTGGTCAACAATTAGTGAGTCATGTCCAAAAATATCATGATCAACCGAGTAGGGTAAGTAATTCTAAATTTATTGCAGTGAAGTTTTATATTTGGAGTAGTGTGTTTTTGGCATTAGGGTTAATTGCGCCCACTTTCTTCTCTTGA
- a CDS encoding alpha/beta fold hydrolase, whose translation MRAFQPAGFQQRSLETKWGKMVYSVPDASFYPPNVSEAIPLVFLHSLGGGSSAYEWSKVYPTFASNYNVIAPDLIGWGDSAHPVKKYSAEDYLEIIKLLLENVAKKPAWVVASSLTAGLVIRLAISEPQLFRGLFLVSPSGYRDFSEDYQEEFASQLINLPGLDRLIYAVGAGNEWAVRNFLEQFLFADTSRLSEEVVEAYLTSALKPNAEYAALASLKGDICFDLAQYMGDLNTPTSLVWGSQSRFSRPEKGKRLANLNQGAIAQFHIVPGTGVLPHLEIPAVVSGLLASTIIRSSREESGRN comes from the coding sequence ATGCGAGCATTTCAACCAGCAGGATTTCAACAGCGAAGTTTAGAGACGAAATGGGGAAAAATGGTCTATAGTGTGCCTGATGCTTCCTTTTATCCCCCAAACGTTTCAGAAGCAATTCCTCTCGTTTTTCTCCATAGTTTAGGGGGCGGTTCGTCGGCTTATGAATGGTCAAAAGTTTATCCGACTTTTGCTAGTAATTATAATGTAATTGCCCCTGATTTAATTGGTTGGGGAGATTCGGCTCATCCTGTGAAAAAATATTCGGCTGAAGATTATTTAGAGATTATTAAGCTCTTATTAGAAAATGTAGCAAAAAAACCTGCTTGGGTGGTTGCTTCTTCTTTAACTGCAGGGTTAGTCATTCGATTAGCTATTTCTGAGCCGCAGTTATTCCGAGGTTTGTTTTTAGTTTCTCCATCGGGATATCGCGATTTTAGTGAAGATTATCAGGAGGAATTTGCCTCCCAGTTAATTAATTTGCCAGGGTTAGATCGCCTTATTTATGCCGTGGGTGCAGGCAATGAATGGGCAGTTAGAAACTTTTTAGAACAATTTTTGTTTGCTGATACCTCCCGTTTAAGCGAAGAAGTGGTTGAAGCCTATTTAACTTCAGCTTTGAAACCTAACGCCGAATATGCTGCCCTTGCTTCTTTGAAAGGGGATATTTGCTTTGATCTAGCACAGTACATGGGAGATTTGAACACACCCACGAGTTTAGTTTGGGGATCACAGTCACGATTTAGTCGCCCTGAAAAAGGCAAACGGTTAGCGAATTTAAATCAAGGCGCGATCGCGCAGTTTCATATTGTTCCAGGAACTGGTGTTTTACCGCATTTAGAAATCCCTGCTGTAGTGAGCGGGTTATTGGCTAGTACGATCATCAGGTCATCAAGAGAAGAAAGTGGGCGCAATTAA
- a CDS encoding RNA-guided endonuclease InsQ/TnpB family protein — MLNLTYNYKIKPTKQQIEKIEHNLNVCRSVWNYALAERKLWYNSRSCRINSCSITSEYIVPPFEYPNYHIQSSNLTKAKKTYPFLKSGNAQAMQQTLRKLHRAFNDMKSKGYGFPRFKKKMKSFNLVSNKIEVEGNQIRMPLLKQVRFIKSREIPKGFQIKQVQVIKKASGYYVNLALELDVDIPTPAPHGHAVGLDVGIKSMLATSEGLTIERPQFLDRVLRKIGLLQRKLRNKKKGSGKYLKLQKRIAKLYEKVANQRKDYHFKLAHQLCADTGMIFVEDINFTAWSKGMFSKQSLDMGLGQFITTLEYVCSQTDTYFAKVDKDYTSQVCPNCGVHTGKKDLNQRLHVCPECGYQQDRDVAAAEVVLKRGLTAVGTPVVKQPSYGGLSGATTVA, encoded by the coding sequence ATGCTGAATTTAACCTACAACTACAAAATTAAACCCACTAAACAACAAATTGAAAAGATTGAACACAATCTCAATGTTTGTCGTTCGGTTTGGAATTATGCCTTGGCTGAAAGAAAGCTCTGGTATAACTCTCGTAGTTGTCGAATTAATTCATGCTCGATCACCTCGGAATACATTGTACCTCCTTTTGAATATCCCAATTACCACATTCAATCCTCTAACCTAACCAAAGCTAAAAAAACTTATCCCTTTCTTAAGTCTGGGAATGCTCAGGCTATGCAACAAACTTTGAGAAAACTTCACCGAGCTTTTAACGACATGAAGTCTAAAGGCTATGGCTTTCCTCGGTTTAAGAAGAAGATGAAGTCTTTTAATCTCGTTAGTAACAAGATTGAAGTCGAAGGTAATCAAATTAGAATGCCCTTGCTGAAACAGGTAAGGTTCATTAAATCACGGGAAATTCCAAAAGGATTTCAAATTAAACAAGTCCAAGTCATTAAGAAAGCGTCTGGCTACTACGTTAACTTAGCCTTGGAATTAGATGTTGACATTCCAACACCAGCACCTCACGGTCATGCAGTGGGGTTAGATGTTGGAATTAAAAGTATGCTAGCTACCTCTGAAGGTTTAACCATAGAAAGACCACAGTTTCTTGATCGCGTTCTGCGCAAGATTGGATTACTGCAAAGAAAACTACGTAACAAGAAGAAAGGGTCTGGAAAGTATCTCAAGTTACAAAAGAGGATAGCTAAACTATACGAAAAAGTAGCTAATCAACGCAAAGATTACCACTTCAAACTTGCTCATCAACTCTGCGCTGACACTGGAATGATCTTCGTTGAAGACATCAACTTTACAGCTTGGAGTAAAGGAATGTTCTCTAAACAATCCCTAGACATGGGGTTAGGTCAATTCATAACTACTTTGGAATATGTCTGTTCTCAAACAGATACCTATTTTGCCAAAGTGGATAAGGATTACACTTCTCAAGTTTGTCCTAATTGTGGAGTTCATACTGGGAAAAAGGACTTAAACCAACGTCTTCATGTTTGTCCAGAGTGTGGATATCAGCAAGATAGGGATGTAGCAGCAGCAGAAGTGGTATTAAAGCGAGGATTAACTGCGGTCGGTACGCCCGTGGTGAAACAGCCCAGTTATGGCGGTCTGTCGGGGGCAACTACGGTTGCCTAG